The following are encoded together in the Verrucomicrobiia bacterium genome:
- a CDS encoding PQQ-dependent sugar dehydrogenase: MPTGFVDQPIVTGLSQPSAFAFLPDGRILFAEQKTRRIRMIVNGAISTTDPIATIADVNTAGNEQGLLGIAIDPGWPSRPYVYVYFDRTPGSVIYLAMFTATGDLSNSSSHNLALGSRYNIITDIPDNADNHNGGTIRFGPDGMLYASLGEDADPCAAQDSTTFKGVILRLSVDSLPGGGSGPASKSALIAPGNPFPGPDANARLVWAYGLRNPFRFNIDAQTGNLYIADVGQGTWEEVSECAGGENFGWPFREGPASRVIAGCNEPGGFGNGSFDAPIAYYNRSGFTASIISAGLYRPASGPNFYNFPPEYDGDFFFIDYYEGFLRRIKKTGGIWSGAPDVPGQPDTANWGVGFVSGSDFQVGRDGALYYLLQFVNFAPNSGQLRRIAYLKGDLNLDLAVTPADVVLHLLCVFSAEPPPGGDSACDFDCSGTSTPADVVILLNRTFSGGAFPC; encoded by the coding sequence GTGCCGACGGGGTTTGTTGACCAGCCGATTGTAACCGGACTATCGCAGCCCTCGGCCTTTGCTTTTTTGCCGGATGGCAGGATTTTGTTTGCCGAGCAGAAGACGCGGAGAATCCGGATGATTGTCAACGGAGCGATTTCCACCACCGACCCGATTGCAACCATTGCGGACGTGAACACGGCCGGGAACGAGCAGGGGCTTTTGGGAATTGCCATCGACCCGGGGTGGCCGAGTCGTCCGTACGTCTATGTTTACTTCGACCGGACGCCGGGTTCCGTCATTTATCTTGCGATGTTCACGGCGACGGGGGATTTGAGCAATTCTTCGAGCCATAATCTGGCGCTGGGGAGCCGCTACAACATCATCACCGACATTCCGGACAATGCGGACAACCACAACGGCGGGACGATACGGTTCGGGCCGGACGGGATGCTATATGCTTCGCTTGGCGAGGATGCCGACCCCTGCGCCGCGCAGGATTCCACAACCTTCAAGGGAGTCATTTTGCGGCTTTCCGTTGACAGTTTGCCGGGGGGCGGTTCGGGCCCGGCCTCCAAGTCGGCTTTAATCGCGCCGGGCAATCCTTTTCCCGGCCCGGATGCCAACGCGCGGCTGGTGTGGGCGTATGGGCTGCGCAATCCGTTCCGGTTCAACATCGATGCGCAGACGGGAAATTTGTATATCGCGGACGTGGGGCAGGGGACGTGGGAGGAAGTGAGCGAGTGCGCGGGGGGGGAGAATTTTGGCTGGCCGTTCCGGGAAGGGCCGGCCTCCCGCGTGATTGCCGGATGCAACGAGCCGGGAGGGTTCGGAAACGGCAGTTTTGACGCGCCCATCGCCTATTACAACCGCTCCGGCTTCACCGCCTCCATCATCTCCGCCGGCTTGTATCGTCCGGCAAGCGGGCCGAATTTTTACAATTTTCCCCCCGAATATGACGGGGACTTCTTTTTCATCGACTACTATGAGGGATTTTTGCGGCGTATCAAGAAAACCGGAGGCATCTGGAGCGGGGCACCGGATGTGCCGGGGCAGCCGGACACGGCGAACTGGGGGGTTGGTTTTGTATCCGGCTCCGATTTCCAAGTGGGGCGGGACGGGGCTTTGTATTACCTTTTGCAGTTCGTCAATTTTGCCCCCAACAGCGGGCAATTGCGGCGAATTGCGTATTTGAAGGGGGATTTGAATCTGGATTTGGCGGTAACGCCCGCGGACGTGGTTCTGCATCTCTTATGCGTTTTTTCCGCCGAGCCGCCGCCGGGGGGGGATTCGGCCTGTGATTTTGACTGCAGCGGGACCAGCACGCCGGCAGACGTGGTGATTCTTTTAAACCGGACGTTTTCCGGCGGGGCGTTTCCGTGTTAG
- a CDS encoding putative Ig domain-containing protein yields MKGLVAAILLLTASNVFAQPDARDSVIIESKTAATGLAGSGALLIRVDITNKDTLANFTLPVEIRTLSGTAFVVLGYPRTFAGTMNRLTSTLGNNLTFSPFLNNASPDSAIWSAFWDPSDTATAELPNSTRKVFWEMRFDSTKGAGQAAIDSAVIFDNRVGFVSIGGTSIGVNFVWGGIFMSDDWGILNCAGAGGNVLYGRPYNYDFDADASVTWSVTSGPGSINSSGVYTFSGRCPLGAIPVTVRGVSQSGTVNQCSFTLNVIDNAPSCSPAQSTVTVSHGEMATNQFNGSDPDAGDLLSFSKLSGPGTVGSNGTWSYQTSCSDVGFSPQFVHALAIDSFGGCWPGPESTSCLFALVVTNAAPTINNCPMDVVKGDTGAAFSLQLSGADIDPVDNGNLQFSLVSGPAGLTVSPSGLVQWTPSGSQWGLRSATVQVRDLCGATSNCQIDFSVSVRKGDMNADGSLTPADLIHILNCIFLLTPPPVGFQGCDLNCSGSNTQSDAVLLLNAVFSGAAFPC; encoded by the coding sequence ATGAAAGGGCTTGTTGCCGCAATTCTGCTATTAACCGCTTCCAACGTTTTTGCCCAGCCGGATGCGCGGGATTCGGTGATTATCGAATCAAAGACCGCCGCAACCGGGCTGGCCGGTTCCGGGGCTCTTTTAATCAGGGTCGACATCACAAACAAAGATACACTGGCAAATTTTACCTTGCCGGTGGAGATACGCACTCTTTCCGGCACAGCGTTTGTCGTCCTCGGCTATCCACGCACGTTTGCCGGGACGATGAACCGGCTGACTTCCACTTTGGGAAACAATCTGACCTTTTCTCCTTTCCTAAACAACGCCAGTCCGGATTCAGCGATTTGGTCGGCTTTTTGGGACCCGAGCGATACGGCCACAGCAGAGCTGCCCAATTCGACTCGAAAGGTATTCTGGGAGATGCGATTTGATTCGACAAAGGGAGCCGGCCAGGCAGCAATCGATTCGGCGGTAATTTTTGACAACCGGGTCGGTTTCGTAAGTATTGGCGGAACTTCAATTGGTGTCAACTTCGTTTGGGGCGGAATTTTCATGAGTGACGATTGGGGTATTTTGAATTGTGCAGGCGCGGGAGGCAACGTTTTGTATGGCCGACCTTACAATTATGATTTTGATGCCGATGCATCGGTGACTTGGTCGGTGACCAGCGGCCCGGGTTCCATCAACTCCAGCGGGGTCTATACATTTTCCGGACGGTGCCCGCTTGGAGCTATTCCGGTGACGGTTCGCGGTGTGAGTCAATCGGGTACCGTTAACCAATGTAGTTTTACGCTTAACGTCATTGACAATGCGCCTTCTTGCTCTCCCGCACAAAGCACGGTTACGGTTTCGCACGGGGAGATGGCAACCAACCAGTTCAACGGCTCGGACCCGGATGCGGGGGATTTGTTGTCGTTTTCCAAGTTAAGCGGGCCGGGGACGGTTGGCTCTAATGGAACGTGGTCGTATCAAACCTCCTGCTCCGACGTCGGTTTTTCGCCGCAATTCGTGCACGCGCTTGCGATTGACAGTTTTGGGGGCTGCTGGCCGGGGCCGGAGTCCACGAGCTGTCTTTTTGCGCTGGTGGTAACGAACGCCGCGCCGACTATCAACAATTGTCCTATGGATGTGGTGAAGGGGGATACGGGGGCGGCGTTTTCGTTACAACTTTCCGGTGCGGATATCGACCCGGTGGATAATGGAAATTTGCAATTCTCGCTCGTTTCCGGGCCGGCGGGGCTTACGGTTTCCCCCTCCGGGCTGGTGCAATGGACGCCAAGCGGGTCGCAATGGGGTTTGCGCTCTGCAACCGTGCAAGTACGGGATTTATGCGGGGCAACGAGCAATTGCCAAATCGATTTTTCCGTGTCCGTCCGGAAGGGGGATATGAACGCGGACGGCTCGCTGACACCCGCGGATTTGATACATATCCTAAACTGTATTTTTCTCTTGACCCCGCCGCCGGTGGGTTTTCAAGGGTGCGATTTGAACTGCAGCGGGAGCAACACGCAATCGGACGCGGTTTTGCTTTTGAACGCCGTTTTTTCGGGGGCGGCGTTTCCGTGTTAG